Proteins co-encoded in one Pan paniscus chromosome 23, NHGRI_mPanPan1-v2.0_pri, whole genome shotgun sequence genomic window:
- the LOC100971771 gene encoding LOW QUALITY PROTEIN: putative uncharacterized protein FLJ32756 (The sequence of the model RefSeq protein was modified relative to this genomic sequence to represent the inferred CDS: substituted 1 base at 1 genomic stop codon) gives MSHSRRAAPTQDQCHAPGLPTSRGTSGSMWXARSCGSLQALDTWRTHIPRKSPAPTQASQICLLLPESPWRNPTPRGFLKPLINWDAILYFKEKRNIQVTTQAHPQNLASCSSQEVATPGLVPQAAAPKVYERSHDNLNAEAQGLAGAQVSKPQNPITRLCSLKEQSIFKIFTKQSI, from the coding sequence ATGAGCCACTCCCGAAGAGCCGCTCCTACTCAGGACCAATGCCACGCTCCAGGACTCCCCACCTCCCGTGGAACCAGTGGGAGCATGTGGTAGGCCAGGAGCTGTGGATCTTTACAGGCTCTGGACACATGGCGAACACACATCCCCAGAAAGAGCCCAGCTCCCACTCAGGCATCACAGATCTGTCTGCTGTTGCCTGAAAGCCCCTGGAGAAATCCCACACCCCGGGGATTTCTTAAACCTTTGATTAACTGGGATGCTATCCTGTACTTCAAAGAAAAGAGGAATATCCAAGTAACAACCCAAGCTCATCCCCAGAACCTGGCCAGCTGCAGCTCTCAGGAGGTAGCCACACCCGGGCTAGTGCCACAGGCAGCTGCACCAAAGGTGTATGAGCGGTCACATGATAACCTGAACGCTGAGGCCCAAGGACTGGCAGGTGCTCAGGTGTCGAAACCACAGAATCCCATTACCAGGCTCTGTTCTCTGAAGGAACAGTCAATCT